ACTAGGctcccacagtcagcagcacCTGCTCTGCCCACATCAACACTCACTGACCCTTGGTTGGCAGTTTCACAGCTGTGGCATTACCATAGGCGCTGACGGATTTGTGTCTGCATCTACACCGTTTCTGCTCCGTAACTGGCTGTCAAAAAGGTCTCTGCTTTGACCCCCGACTCTCTCCTGGCCAATCACTTGTGCTTTAAGTTTAGCTGGAGCACTTGACCACAGCTTCGGATGCATGTTATTCGACCAGATTGCACCACAATCATGGGGGATTTATTCAAATCGTTATCTCTAAACTTACTGTAAAGGTGTAATGGGGAATTTCATGCTCTATGTGACTTGAAGATTTGAGTGTAGCAATATACTGTAAGTCAACTAATTAATTTGAGCTTAAGAGGAACGGATTATGTCTCTGTTGAGAAAGCGACGGCTGTCATTAACAGAAACCTTTCATTTCCCTCAACAGCGATCTGTAATTAGAATGGCCAAAGCGATATAAGTCTGATTCCAAACCATGTGTGAGAGATTTGGGGGTGAAAAGGAGAGAAGTAATACAGAGCAGCTGCGTGTGGAGGGCTCAGATGTTGATGGATCAGGCTGGGGGCAGTTCAAACTTGTGCTCAAACCAGTGTGACCAATAATAAAGCTATTGGCGTTACAGTCTTGGCCTGAGATGAGGAGCCGGTGGCTCGTCCTCACAGGCCAATGGAACGcggactgatgatgatgatggcggagGAATTCAGTTGAATAGGTTTCCTCTGAGTATGCTTCCGATTGAGTATACACCAACCAAATAACAGTACTGAGGTTTgcagtgtgcatgtgtctgagtgtgtgtgcgtgcgtgcgtgggggGAATCATCTGGAGTCAGAAGTGACTCACTGTTATCTTGGGCCAGCTAAAGGAACCACTTTGTTATTCCCTCATCTGGGATGCACTGAGTCACATTTCCCTGTCGATGATGAGAGAACCAGGCATCTGTGCCGTCTATACGCACCCGGGACCGTCTGAGCTCACGAAGTTACTGATGGCTGCAGGAAGCTCTGACTTCAAGATGAACAAATAGGATGACATGgctgaggaaagagaggaaagagggtCAGTGTAAGCCCAAATCAAATAAACAGACATATCATGGAATCGCAGCGAACCGTTAAATCATAAAACAGCATATTGCCACAAGCGATCCTAAACTGCCGTGTGAGGGAGTGTGAGCTCCACTGCTGAGGAAATGGAAGACAGGGTGGTAGGGGATCGGCGGCTCTGAGTTAATGCAGACGGGCGGGGCAGGAGCTCAAAGGGATCACTCGCAAAGCCTTCACTGCAGAGGAGAAGACATTCTGCAGGTCTGCCCTTTGCTGGAGACGCGGAGGTGCAGCCTGGATGGAGAAATGTGAGGAATGCTAACAATAATGATCTCTGATGCTAATCCAGACATTTCGTTTCCTGCCCCACCTCACTTGGAAACGGGACATTATCTACTTCTGACAGGCTCAACATCACCAAGGTGATGGAGAGCATGTTGGAGGGGGTATTACCAGCACTCCAAAAAacataagggggggggggggggcaatactGGCTGCGGAGACTGGAAGTTTTGATGCAGTGTGTGGTCAGATGCAAAGGGAGGGAAGGCAAGGGGATTTAAATTTGTGAAGTGAAGCAGAGCCAGAGTTAGTTGGGATCTCATCGCCCCCAAGGGCAGGTCTCGCGCTCGCCGTTAAATAAACCTAGACCATAATCCCTTAGATCctgtctttatttataaaggAAATTCCTCCAATAACCCTCCagcccacacagacacaaggACGGCCATTCTCTCAAACACTAATAGCATTAATGAGCATTCAACCCTGTCAATAGGAGTACATTATTAAGCAGTAGGTTTCCTCACAAAAGttaatcacaaacacacacagacacagcaggcATTAGACAGCAGATATTGTGCAGCTGGTTACTGTAAGCAACACAATGAGGAAATGGGAATTGTTTGTGGGACAATACTCACATTTCTAAACAAGAGTCCTCTGTTAAAGGAAATGTACACATGTATATATTTCAAAAAGATTGATGTAAATGAGTGTGGTTAGAGCAGAGTGGGAGAGTATGTTCAACAAAAGACAAAGCCACTTCCATTTCATTAGGGCCGGGGGAGGGGCAGACCGTGAGGGCCCTGGTTTGGTTACTAATTAAGGTCAATTGGCCCATCAGGCTTTGGTAGAACAGATGAATGTTTACTCAGAGTGAAGCTAATTGCACTCCTATAAAACAGGCCTGGGGTGCAGACAGATGCATGCAGGAGTGCTggctcacactctcacactcacaacCCCATGCTAGGAAAGCCACAGACATACCAGAGGGCACAGCAATAATCCACTCAGCTGTGCCACTAATGACTGCAGAGGAGCTATCACCTCAGCTCTCCCCCGTCTGAGGGACGGCGTTTGTGGCCAAGAGaaatagggagagagagaaagggggggggggagagggtcCCATTAGATTACTCAATAGTGGGTGGGTTTACCATCAGTGATCAATTAGGACTGAAGTCAGGTTtcaggggaggtggaggggcaGCACTGACAGCAGCTACATGGTCAAAGGTTATCAGACAATTTAGATAATAGTCTTACAGGAAAAGGGAGCACTCCTGAGTCCCAGTGCTGACCAGTAGGGGGCACTGCCTACAAAATGACCATAAATACAGCGTGGACACACTTACCACCAATATTTTGGATGATAATAGCAATTCCAACAGAAACCtagaaagaaatttaaaaagacaCAGTTGGTTCGaatttgtttcctgtgtttttacttcccattattttaaattaaacaaaaattGACAGTAATCAGATACACAGCTTACTTTTCCTGGTTTCTTCAAGGCTTTCTCTCCAAGATCTTCATATGAATTGATGCCTTTGAGAGTCAAATCAGAGACAAATTGAATCTAGCACTCAAGCAACATGACTGGAATTGTGTAGAAAGCATTAAAGTAAATTCATTCAAAAAAATAGAAGAAGAGAGAAGTAATGGGTAATGTTCATATTAAATCTCTTTGCATGAACTCACTGGGATCCATTCTGAGCCCATATGTTCATTGATTTTCTCTCACCTGTTTGGTCACACAGCTTCAGAAGGAGATGTATAGAGTACCCTGCCAGGCTGGCCACTGCTGTCAACAGGATGCTTGAGAGGTGTACAACACAGAAATTAGCATCATTGTAGGATGTTACAATGTTTGGTTTATCACAAAGCTGTAACTCAAACTGTAATGTGATGGAAACTGCGCATTCTTACGTAAACCCGACCACTCCGGTGTTTGCCATAACATATGCCAGACCCAGTATCCCACTGCCCATGATGGCGTTCATCAGGTTGAacacagaggagacaaaagatGCCCCCCTGACTCTGGTCTGTGATGGTCCCTACACATACAACAGAGGTGAGTAAAGAAGCTTAGTGCGTCTGAAGCAGAAGGAACTGAAAAGAAAACTGATATCAAATCAAGAGCTTTAATAGAATTGCACCTGACAGTATGAACAACTGTCCAGCCCTGGTGATAGATGTCACAAAACAACACTGTGGTTGGCATGTTAAATTAGGAAATGTATTGAGAAGCATTTGAGCTGCTGCCTCTGGGACAGCTGCCACAGCTCAGGATAAGAGGAGCTGCCCAAAATGCTTGACCTCACTAATAGGGGATATCCTAGAGAGAACGAGTGGCAACTCTGGTGTCAGTGTCACAACAAACGTGGATTGACCTGCAGGATGATGAATCTGATTCAACCTGGGTTAGAGGACCGAAAACAAACCTGGGGAAAAACTGTAGCAGATTATGTTTAAGGTCAGAATCTAACAAACCTGTACATCAACATAATACAGATATGcaggttttatattttattcctGTTGAACCATGCCTCTTGAGTGACAgctactgtgtgtgtgatgttgagtgtgtgtgtgtgtgtgtgtgtgtgtgtgtgtgtgaatgtgtatgtGACTGGACTGTATATGTATTTGTTTATCTTTGTGTGCATAtatgtgggggtgggagggttggattttagtgtttttaacCTCTGTAAGGGAATTTGGGTAGCTTATTGTATGAAATGTGACAAACAATAATGATTGAGGAGTGATTTATAATGCTAAATATAGACACTGCTAATTTAATCTGGTGTCTGTTTTACATCTTGTAACAGCATATATCAAGTCAACAGGTTCCCAGGATAAGATGCATGAAGAAATACGATAAAATGACAATGGGTACTTTAAAACTTGAGTGGCTTTACACTTTCACCCCTTTGTGTGTCTAATTACATCAGCAGCACAGAAAACATGGTGACTGACTGATCTAATCATAGGTAAAATGACTAATGTCAACCTCTACTGGTAGATAACAACCCCGCTAATAACATTACATGGGTCTATATTTAATAACTACCAGAATTAGCTTAAATGTTCACAGTGTGTCCAAACATTGTGCTGGGACATGAAGATTTTTATTTATCAGTTAATGATAGAAAACACTTCACATTGGCAGCTCTAAATCATGAAATAACAATCGCTGCCCTATATGAGGCAGTGAATCTTTGATAGGATTGTACTAAAGGGATTCTGACTTCTTTATAACCATAGTGTTAATAATCAGAGCAAATTCTGGAACAACACAAGACCTTTCCTCCTTTACAACTTTTGATCATGTGACTCTGTTAGGTTAAGTTTTAAATGGCTAAATTCGTTTTCATTTAAGGGCTCCAAGCTGGTCAAAAATGCGGCACGTTGAACTCCAAGTGTCACATATCAACTCGATGACATCTAtgttatatataaatatatcacTGAAGAGAGACATTCTGTAGCTTATTTTCTGTTGTGGTGGTTTATCTGCTGACAGAGGCAGAAATCAGAAAGGAAGAAACTAATCATGTGATTCATGTCATTCTTTTTCAGAAGTTTCTTCAGATAGCTTCAAGGTAAAATGACTGCATCAGTTAATTTAAATTGTCATTATTTATAGTGGGTTAAAGACATTTAGATACTTACATTTCCCAATAAAGGTGTGTTTTCGGTGCCTTCTGCCACTCCATTTTCACTATAAACATCCGTGGTTGCATTAATACTCATTTTTTACATGTAACTACAAAAAATCTTCTAAATTTACTCAGCGCGGCCAGAGTAGCTACTCGGCTATGATACCATGATTAAATAAAGTTAGATTTATACTTGTTATGATCTTATCAACCGCGGACTGTTGTGTCGCCCAGGTCACGTGATCACACCTTGCTGTCGCTCAATATACGTCAGACGAAATTCTGCCCAATCACGTGTTAACGTTCTGTCCCATTGTCCAATCATCACTCGTACTCGGTCGACTTTTGATGACGCAATACAGGCATGCCCGAAACGGAGGATGTGGAGGTGAGGACGCAATAATTACACTTATTGTATTTTAGTTTTGCTCGGTGTAACGTTACGGTAAAACAATATGtgtttttttgtctctgtttctgCACGTTTCTGTAATTCCAGGTATGTTTCTCGCGCTTGTTCACCTACATTCATGCGAAGGAATCTAAACTCTGTCGTTGCGGTCGTCGATTTCTGCTCTGCGGTCTCTGTGTCAGCTTTAATTTCTGCTAGCGGTGTCGTCAAAGGAATGGAGCAGAAAATCTACCGCCCACCTCCACAAGTTCGAGGTATGACTTGTCTGGACAGGGAGGCCTTCACACAGACTATTACTGTCCCAGCTCTGAGGGTGCCAACTGGGGTGTTAAATAAAGTGGTGAAGAGCCTGAAAAAGTCGACTATCCAGCGGCCAGGTTTGCCCAGAGTGATACACGATAAAGAGGAGTGTAGTGACTTCCGTCTGGTCTTGTTGGACCCCCACAAAGTGACGTCTGCAGCCTCGTTCAGTGAAGATGAAGCCGAAGCTCTGAGGTCGTTTGATGTGCCCGAGGAGCTGCAAAACTATGAGCTCCAACTCACTTATCACAACCTAAAGACAGAGGAGGTCCTGGAAGCCGTGCTTCCGCAAGGTCAAGATGTGACCTCTGCATTCAGTCGGGTGGGCCACATCGCACACATGAACCTGAGAGAGCACCAACTCCCCTACAAGAGCCTCATAGGTGAGAGAAAGAGGTGCCCTCAAACCTACTCCTGTGACAAACCagcctttaaaaacatttaatatgaAGAGTTTTGTATTTTCTGTTAAAGATTATAACACCCAAACATTAGTATTTAGACCAGCATAGTATTCAACTCCTATTTATAATAGTTATTAAGCAGCAGTTGCTTCCATTGCAGGTCAAGTCATTATAGACAAAAACCCTGGAATTACCTGTGTGGTCAATAAGACAAATATCATTGACTCCACCTATCGCAACTTCAAGATGGAGATGCTAGCAGGGGAAGAGAACATGGTTGCCAAAGTAAGTTCAGTCATATTGAGAGCCATATGGGTCATTGTTTGGTCGTTAACACCACCCATTTTATACTACAGGTGAAAGAGAACGGCGTCTCATACGAGTTTGACTTCTCTCGTGTTTACTGGAATCCTCGGCTCAGCACAGAACACCAGCGTGTTGTGGAGCTCGTCAAACGCGGCGACGCAGTCTTTGACGTCTTTGCTGGCGTTGGTCCTTTCGCCATCCCCGCCGCCCGCTTAGGTGCAAACGTTGTAGCCAACGATCTCAACCCCGAGTCCCACAGGTGGCTGCAGCACAACTGCAAACTCAACAAGGTAGAGAACAAAGTCCGGACCTTTAACCTGGACGGCAGAGCCTTCATCCAGGGACCTCTGAAGCAGGAGCTGCCTGCATTGTTGAAGGGAAAAATGAGGGTTCATATTGTAATGAACCTGCCTGCGTTGGCTCTGGAGTTCCTGGATGCCTTCAGGGGCCTTTTGCACGAGTCCCCCAGCGACGGGACCCTCCCCACAGTGTACTGCTACTGTTTCTCTAAGGACGAAAACCCTGAGACAGATGTGGTGAAGAGAGCGTCTCACAGTCTTGGCTTCCCCCTGGAGGGGCGAAGTTCTGTTCATTTTGTGCGCAACGTTGCTCCTAATAAAGATATgctgtgtgtgagattctcaCTCCCTACAGAGGTGGTCTTCAGCGGTGATCACGGACAGACAGGTGAGGTTCTCTTCATGGAGTTGTTTAGAGGGACCatttaaacaaatataaacaaatGTGATCAGTAATATTGCTAGTGATGTCACTAGAGTATCTTGTAGTTATAATAAGCCTGAAAAATTTCATTCAGAAAGGATTTGACCATGTAGCTGCTGTCAGAAAAACTCATTCAGACTTTAACTGATTCAGAGGactgaagaaaaacaatgtgTTTATCCACAGATTCCTCATCAGAACCTGCTCCAAAGAGGCAGAAGTGTGAAGAAGCTGCAGATTCTGCCAGTTATATTCATTCATCGGTATCAGAAGGTTAAAGTCATATTTAATTTGAAACTTTTCTTTAGCTGGTTCAGCTGATACATTTTTATTacaggtgtttttatttaaacatttgttttaaaacagcccttttttttaaataaatccagGACATGCAAACTGGCACATGACATTCTGTGATTTATTTACATAAAAAATGAACCCAATATTTAAAACATGTACATCCTTACAACCATTCTGTACAACCTATAACCTCACAAAAGGAGGAGTCCACTGAGTGCGTCTTGGATGGCTCGTTGACATGCCAGAGCAGAGGTGTATCCTCCAGCTGTGTCTTGTGGCATGGCAGCCCGCACGTGGTTTAAATACCTGAGCACAGACACAAGGGGAGCCCTGGTTAGCAACAGCAGTGAGCCATTTTGTAAATACTGTGACTGATTGGCAGTCCGGAGAGCTGCCTTTAAAAGAAGTTCCTCTGAAACCTGAGTGTAAGTTTACTCTTCATTAAATCCACACTTGAAGTTATTTTTTTTGGGCTCTCTGCGACCCTGTGGCCCTTTGATGAGATCAGCGAAGACAGACGTACCCGTACACTAACACTGGAACACCCTGTGCCTAAAAGCCTCTCCAACATGGCTCTATTAAAGTATTATgggtgtcttttattttttaagtgcTCACAGATGTATCCTACCAAAGACCTTTTTTTCGGGTTCTTAAGCAAAGCCAAAAGTCACTGTTTATTTTCACAGCCAtgcacagacagaaaaacatTGGTGTTGTTAATTTAGGC
Above is a genomic segment from Takifugu rubripes chromosome 2, fTakRub1.2, whole genome shotgun sequence containing:
- the trmt5 gene encoding tRNA (guanine(37)-N(1))-methyltransferase; the encoded protein is MWRYVSRACSPTFMRRNLNSVVAVVDFCSAVSVSALISASGVVKGMEQKIYRPPPQVRGMTCLDREAFTQTITVPALRVPTGVLNKVVKSLKKSTIQRPGLPRVIHDKEECSDFRLVLLDPHKVTSAASFSEDEAEALRSFDVPEELQNYELQLTYHNLKTEEVLEAVLPQGQDVTSAFSRVGHIAHMNLREHQLPYKSLIGQVIIDKNPGITCVVNKTNIIDSTYRNFKMEMLAGEENMVAKVKENGVSYEFDFSRVYWNPRLSTEHQRVVELVKRGDAVFDVFAGVGPFAIPAARLGANVVANDLNPESHRWLQHNCKLNKVENKVRTFNLDGRAFIQGPLKQELPALLKGKMRVHIVMNLPALALEFLDAFRGLLHESPSDGTLPTVYCYCFSKDENPETDVVKRASHSLGFPLEGRSSVHFVRNVAPNKDMLCVRFSLPTEVVFSGDHGQTDSSSEPAPKRQKCEEAADSASYIHSSVSEG